A window of Amycolatopsis australiensis contains these coding sequences:
- a CDS encoding ABC transporter substrate-binding protein, producing MRIRRIAGALAALTLVAAATTACRGSNEVQTGEAGKPKVTIMVGGLEKVIYLPAMLTQQLGNFAAQGIDVDLQSEQSGANAETALVAGQVQGVVGFYDHTIDLQAKDQCIKSVVQLANIPGEAEVVGTAHADQIKGAADFKGKKLGVTSLGSSTDFLTKALAAKAGVGADQYTPVKVGAGQTFIASLDNGGIDGGMTTDPTIAQLTNTGKAKVLYDLRTAEGTKAALGGLYPASSLYMSCEFVDRNHDVVQKLANAFVATLKWIGQHSPEEIAAKMPPSYSGGDKALYVKSIKDSIGMFNGDGKMDAAGAKNVLEVLSSFSKNVQPKKDKIDLSKTYTTEFVDAAAKQG from the coding sequence ATGAGGATTCGCCGTATCGCCGGCGCGCTGGCCGCGCTGACCCTGGTGGCGGCCGCGACCACCGCCTGCCGTGGCTCGAACGAGGTCCAGACGGGCGAGGCAGGCAAGCCGAAGGTCACGATCATGGTCGGTGGCCTGGAGAAGGTCATCTACCTGCCGGCCATGCTCACCCAGCAGCTGGGCAACTTCGCCGCCCAGGGCATCGACGTCGACCTGCAGAGCGAGCAGTCGGGCGCCAACGCCGAGACCGCGCTCGTCGCGGGTCAGGTGCAGGGTGTGGTCGGGTTCTACGACCACACGATCGACTTGCAGGCCAAGGACCAGTGCATCAAGAGCGTGGTGCAGCTGGCCAACATCCCCGGTGAGGCCGAGGTCGTCGGCACCGCGCACGCCGACCAGATCAAGGGTGCGGCCGACTTCAAGGGCAAGAAGCTGGGCGTGACGTCGCTCGGGTCGTCCACCGACTTCCTCACCAAGGCGCTGGCGGCCAAGGCCGGCGTCGGGGCCGACCAGTACACGCCGGTGAAGGTCGGCGCCGGGCAGACGTTCATCGCCAGCCTGGACAACGGCGGCATCGACGGCGGCATGACGACCGACCCGACCATCGCGCAGCTGACCAACACGGGCAAGGCGAAGGTGCTCTACGACCTGCGGACGGCCGAAGGCACGAAGGCCGCGCTCGGCGGGCTGTACCCGGCTTCGTCGCTGTACATGAGCTGCGAGTTCGTCGACCGGAACCACGACGTGGTGCAGAAGCTGGCCAACGCCTTCGTGGCCACGCTGAAGTGGATCGGCCAGCACAGCCCCGAGGAGATCGCGGCGAAGATGCCGCCGTCCTACAGCGGCGGTGACAAGGCGCTGTACGTCAAGTCCATCAAGGACAGCATCGGGATGTTCAACGGCGACGGCAAGATGGACGCCGCCGGGGCGAAGAACGTGCTCGAGGTGCTGTCGAGCTTCTCGAAGAACGTGCAGCCGAAGAAGGACAAGATCGACCTGTCGAAGACGTACACCACCGAGTTCGTCGACGCGGCCGCGAAACAGGGCTAG
- a CDS encoding ABC transporter permease, which yields MSLETPAAPAASLPVLETEQDILTRAKRASSRRKRNTWLLRLALVVAWLGSWELAATYWINPFYYSMPSRIWERLVEWFTKGTDFGSIWYQLWVTVEEALVGFAIGAVAGVIFGVVLGRSQYLADVLAPFIKAANAVPRIVLASLFVIWFGLGLASKVATVVVLVFFVVFFNAFTGAREVDRNLIDNARILGAGRMQVIKAIVLPSATSWILSSLHTAFGFALIGAVVGEYAGSKAGIGFLISNAQGTFDSAGIYAAMIIITVVALVAEWGIGNLENRLLRWRPSMSTSSQTVI from the coding sequence ATGTCGCTTGAGACACCGGCGGCTCCGGCCGCGTCCCTCCCGGTGCTGGAAACCGAGCAGGACATCCTCACGCGGGCGAAGCGGGCTTCGTCGCGCCGCAAGCGCAACACCTGGTTGCTGCGACTGGCGCTGGTGGTCGCCTGGCTCGGCAGCTGGGAGCTGGCCGCCACCTACTGGATCAACCCGTTCTACTACTCGATGCCCTCCCGCATCTGGGAGCGGCTGGTCGAGTGGTTCACGAAGGGAACCGACTTCGGGTCCATCTGGTACCAGCTGTGGGTCACCGTCGAAGAGGCGCTGGTCGGGTTCGCCATCGGCGCGGTGGCCGGCGTGATCTTCGGCGTGGTCCTGGGGCGCAGCCAGTACCTGGCCGACGTGCTGGCGCCGTTCATCAAGGCCGCCAACGCCGTGCCGCGCATCGTGCTCGCTTCGCTGTTCGTGATCTGGTTCGGCCTCGGGCTGGCGTCGAAGGTGGCCACGGTCGTCGTGCTGGTGTTCTTCGTGGTGTTCTTCAACGCCTTCACCGGCGCCCGCGAAGTGGACCGCAACCTGATCGACAACGCGCGGATCCTCGGCGCGGGCCGGATGCAGGTGATCAAGGCGATCGTGCTGCCGAGCGCGACGTCCTGGATTCTGTCGTCGCTGCACACCGCGTTCGGCTTCGCGCTGATCGGCGCGGTCGTCGGCGAGTACGCCGGGTCCAAGGCGGGCATCGGCTTCCTCATCTCGAACGCGCAGGGCACCTTCGACTCGGCGGGCATCTACGCCGCGATGATCATCATCACCGTCGTCGCCCTGGTGGCCGAATGGGGCATCGGAAACCTCGAGAACCGGCTGTTGCGCTGGCGGCCCTCGATGTCCACCTCCAGCCAGACCGTCATCTGA
- a CDS encoding ABC transporter ATP-binding protein, producing the protein MVPPLIELTGATKRFPSGSGSVHTAVRDLTMTVQPGEFVAVVGPTGCGKSTTLSLVSGLQPPSAGRVRVNGEDVKSIPDGVGYMFQTDAVMPWRSVLDNVASGPRFRGVPKAEARAQAVDWIARVGLAGFEKYYPHQLSGGMRKRVALAQTLVTKPKIMLMDEPFSALDVQTRSLMQDELLRLWSGSGAAVIFVTHDLDEAIALADKVVVLTTSPATVKDVFEIPLERPRKVEDLRLTEDFRKLYADIWESLRSEVDKAREKGASNVA; encoded by the coding sequence ATGGTTCCCCCACTGATCGAACTCACCGGAGCCACCAAACGGTTCCCGAGCGGGTCCGGGTCCGTGCACACGGCCGTCCGCGATCTGACCATGACCGTGCAGCCCGGCGAGTTCGTCGCCGTCGTCGGCCCCACCGGGTGCGGCAAGTCGACGACGCTCTCGCTGGTCTCCGGGCTGCAGCCGCCGTCCGCCGGCCGGGTGCGGGTGAACGGCGAGGACGTGAAGTCCATTCCGGACGGTGTCGGCTACATGTTCCAGACCGACGCGGTGATGCCGTGGCGTTCGGTGCTGGACAACGTCGCTTCCGGCCCGCGCTTCCGCGGTGTGCCGAAGGCCGAGGCCCGCGCGCAGGCTGTCGACTGGATCGCCCGCGTGGGGCTCGCCGGGTTCGAGAAGTACTACCCGCACCAGCTCTCCGGCGGCATGCGCAAGCGCGTCGCGCTGGCCCAGACCCTGGTCACCAAGCCGAAGATCATGCTGATGGACGAGCCGTTCTCGGCGCTGGACGTCCAGACGCGGTCGCTGATGCAGGACGAGCTGCTGCGGCTGTGGTCGGGTTCGGGTGCCGCGGTGATCTTCGTGACGCACGACCTCGACGAGGCCATCGCGCTCGCGGACAAGGTCGTCGTGCTGACGACGAGCCCGGCCACCGTGAAGGACGTCTTCGAGATCCCGCTGGAGCGGCCGCGGAAGGTCGAGGACCTCCGGCTCACCGAGGACTTCCGCAAGCTCTACGCGGACATCTGGGAATCACTGCGCAGCGAGGTCGACAAGGCCCGCGAGAAGGGAGCGAGCAATGTCGCTTGA
- a CDS encoding sensor histidine kinase — MRFSRQVLLLQIGVVVLVVGIGVALVSALLSRTLTNQYGERALAIAKSVAADPVVVAKAAAKIPGGALQERALAVRERTDALFVVITDDKGIRLAHPTASEIGKKVSTPADRALAGEDDVSAVQSGTLGLSVRSKTPIWTPDHRRVVGEVSVGFDVSDPTGDFNRLLASTLLFAGGAVLLGAGASALLNRRLRRVTHGLEPHELTELLYEREAVLHGIGEGVLAVDEANRVSVRNDEAERLLGTELPIGAALGELELSPRLHKAVAEGRPVDNLLAVAGNRVLVINSRAVRLDDRPIGTVLTFRDRTDLDTLTRELDGIRALSDGLRAQRHEFANRLHTLYGLLQLGHHAEAVEYLQTLTDSPSARPSELGDAVADPYLQALLVAKTEQAQEKGLTLKLAEDTWVPTAVTDPIAANTVIGNLVDNALHAARMGPRRPATVEVSLLAEGDTLHLSVLDSGTGVPGELRRTLFDEGVSTKIAPGHGLGLALARQAARAHGGDVWLADPGGGETGALFVAKLPGMLTEDR, encoded by the coding sequence ATGCGGTTCAGCCGGCAGGTGCTGCTGCTGCAGATCGGCGTGGTCGTCCTCGTCGTCGGGATCGGCGTCGCGCTGGTCAGCGCGCTCCTGTCGCGGACCCTCACCAACCAGTACGGGGAACGGGCGCTGGCCATCGCGAAGTCCGTGGCGGCGGACCCCGTCGTGGTGGCGAAGGCGGCCGCGAAGATCCCGGGCGGCGCACTCCAGGAACGGGCGCTGGCCGTGCGCGAACGGACCGACGCGCTGTTCGTCGTCATCACCGACGACAAGGGCATCCGGCTCGCCCACCCGACGGCGAGCGAGATCGGCAAGAAGGTCAGCACCCCCGCGGACCGGGCCCTCGCCGGCGAGGACGACGTCAGCGCCGTCCAGAGCGGCACGCTCGGGCTGTCCGTCCGCAGCAAGACGCCGATCTGGACGCCCGACCACCGGCGCGTGGTCGGCGAGGTCAGCGTCGGCTTCGACGTCTCCGACCCGACCGGCGACTTCAACCGGCTGCTGGCGAGCACGCTGCTGTTCGCCGGCGGCGCGGTGCTGCTCGGCGCGGGCGCTTCGGCGCTGCTGAACCGGCGGCTGCGCCGCGTCACGCACGGCCTCGAACCACACGAACTGACCGAGCTGCTCTACGAACGCGAAGCCGTGCTGCACGGGATCGGCGAGGGCGTGCTCGCCGTCGACGAGGCGAACCGCGTCTCGGTGCGCAACGACGAGGCCGAACGCCTGCTCGGCACCGAACTGCCGATCGGCGCGGCGCTGGGGGAACTGGAACTGAGCCCGCGGCTGCACAAGGCCGTCGCGGAAGGACGGCCGGTCGACAACCTCCTGGCCGTGGCCGGAAACCGGGTGCTGGTCATCAACTCCCGCGCCGTGCGCCTGGACGACCGGCCGATCGGCACCGTGCTCACCTTCCGCGACCGCACCGACCTCGACACGCTCACCCGCGAGCTCGACGGCATCCGCGCGCTTTCCGACGGCCTGCGCGCGCAGCGGCACGAGTTCGCGAACCGGCTGCACACGCTCTACGGCCTGCTCCAGCTGGGTCACCACGCCGAGGCCGTCGAGTACCTGCAGACGCTGACGGACTCGCCGTCGGCACGGCCGAGCGAGCTGGGCGACGCCGTCGCCGACCCGTACCTGCAGGCGCTGCTCGTCGCGAAAACCGAGCAGGCACAGGAAAAAGGGCTCACGCTGAAGCTGGCCGAAGACACGTGGGTGCCCACGGCCGTGACCGACCCGATCGCCGCGAACACCGTGATCGGCAACCTCGTCGACAACGCGTTGCACGCCGCCCGGATGGGTCCGCGACGGCCGGCGACGGTCGAAGTCAGCCTGCTCGCCGAAGGCGACACCCTGCACCTGTCCGTTTTGGACAGTGGCACCGGAGTTCCCGGCGAACTGCGGCGGACGCTGTTCGACGAAGGCGTCTCGACGAAGATCGCGCCCGGCCACGGGCTCGGGCTGGCACTGGCCCGCCAGGCGGCCCGCGCCCACGGCGGCGACGTCTGGCTGGCCGACCCCGGCGGCGGCGAGACCGGCGCCCTGTTCGTCGCGAAACTCCCGGGAATGCTCACGGAGGACCGATGA
- a CDS encoding response regulator, with protein sequence MIRTLIVDDDFRVAGVHAGFVEEVQGFAVVGTAHTAAEARARVRELSPDLVLLDVYLPDESGLVVLPELQTDTIVLSAATDSASVAAAIRAGALNYLIKPFTTRQLAERLTSYARYRGLLAEDRALAQDDVDRAYRVLHDQDRTSAPKGQSTATARLVSEQLRKAGRPLSAAEVAGELGMARATAQRYLTALAESGTVQMRLRYGATGRPEHEYRWSGA encoded by the coding sequence ATGATCCGCACGCTCATCGTCGACGACGACTTCCGGGTCGCCGGGGTCCACGCCGGGTTCGTCGAGGAGGTCCAGGGCTTCGCGGTGGTCGGCACCGCCCACACCGCCGCCGAGGCGCGCGCCCGCGTCCGGGAGCTGTCACCGGACCTGGTCCTGCTCGACGTCTACCTGCCCGACGAGTCCGGGCTCGTCGTGCTGCCGGAGCTGCAAACCGACACGATCGTGCTGTCCGCGGCGACCGACAGCGCGTCCGTCGCCGCGGCGATCCGGGCGGGCGCGCTGAACTACCTGATCAAGCCGTTCACCACGCGCCAGCTCGCGGAGCGGCTGACGTCGTACGCGCGCTACCGCGGCCTGCTCGCCGAAGACCGGGCACTGGCGCAGGACGACGTCGACCGCGCCTACCGCGTGTTGCACGACCAGGACCGCACGTCGGCGCCGAAAGGCCAGTCGACGGCGACGGCACGCCTGGTTTCGGAGCAGCTGCGCAAGGCGGGCCGCCCGCTCTCGGCCGCGGAGGTCGCCGGCGAGCTGGGCATGGCGCGCGCGACGGCGCAGCGGTACCTCACGGCGCTCGCCGAGTCGGGCACGGTCCAGATGCGCCTGCGCTACGGCGCAACCGGGCGCCCCGAACACGAATACCGCTGGTCCGGGGCCTGA